The Pieris rapae chromosome 16, ilPieRapa1.1, whole genome shotgun sequence genome includes a region encoding these proteins:
- the LOC110998389 gene encoding nudC domain-containing protein 3, which translates to MADSPDFEKYDPILTSILEGEKSIIGFLSAIFGFLARRTDFYYTPEGPYENMGFPPGVAEELVVKVLRKCDPKNRKLSEAEENDLSNEIMCSTVAQEVEIVDEHQDNFKVDPTQETQQKPVIDEAIQKTPLTKKVPIIPDDYEPPVIPVQNSESYNGAVRDKYTWSQTITDLDVILNLPSNVRSAKDLNVIINPGDISVISRHQDIIVKDSLPFKIKTLECFWSISEGRLLIHLEKMQERWWDRLLNNEEPINLDKIDCSRFLNELPEDHIAKVRELQWNQEQKMKGLPTSDEIRNIELLKKAWNSPGSPFLGKEFDPNVLYKP; encoded by the exons atggCCGATTCTCCAGATTTCGAAAAGTATGATCCAATTCTTACATCAATTTTAGAAGGGGAAAAGTCAATTATTGGTTTCCTTTCTGCTATATTTGGCTTTCTAGCCAGACG AACTGATTTCTACTACACACCAGAAGGTCCATATGAGAATATGGGTTTTCCACCTGGAGTCGCTGAAGAACTTGTTGTGAAAGTTTTGCGTAAATGTGACCCAAAGAACCGGAAACTATCTGAAGCTGAAGAAAATGATTTAAGCAATGAGATAATGTGTTCAACTGTTGCTCAAGAAGTAGAAATTGTTGATGAACATCAAGATAATTTCAAAGTGGATCCTACACAAGAAACACAACAAAAACCTGTTATAGATGAGGCTATTCAAAAAACACCTCTAACAAAAAAGGTTCCAATAATACCAGATGATTATGAGCCTCCAGTAATTCCAGTGCAAAATAGTGAATCTTATAATGGAGCCGTGAGAGATAAATATACTTGGTCCCAAACAATTACTGATCTAG atgttaTCCTAAACCTGCCTTCAAATGTAAGGTCAGCAAAAGACTTgaatgtcataataaatccAGGAGATATTTCTGTTATATCCAGACACCAAGATATTATAGTAAAAGATTCACttccttttaaaattaaaacactgGAATGCTTTTGGAGTATTAGTGAAGGAAggcttttaatacatttag AAAAAATGCAAGAGCGTTGGTGGGacagattattaaataatgaggaACCAATCAATTTAGACAAAATTGACTGctcaagatttttaaatgaattacctGAAGATCACATTGCAAag gtaAGAGAATTACAATGGAATCaagaacaaaaaatgaaaggaCTACCAACTAGTGATGAAATCAGGAATATAGAGCTATTGAAGAAAGCATGGAATAGTCCAGGATCGCCATTTTTAGGGAAGGAATTTGATCCAAATGTTCTTTATAAAccataa
- the LOC110998388 gene encoding zinc-type alcohol dehydrogenase-like protein SERP1785, which translates to MLLNVIFILLVVIHLFIKMAANISKNMRAVGLFKYLPISDINSLIDLEVSVPVPKESEVLIEVKAIAINPIDTKQRAPKPLIEKEPRILGFDGAGIITAVGEAVKKFKVNDQVFFTADIRRHGTNAQYVALDEIHVAQKPKNLSFEEAAAMPLTAVSAYESLIDRLCITEKDKGKSILIINSGGGVGSVACQLANLFGLKVIGTASRPESMKFSKESGAHIVLNHSENLVEQLKKNKLSEVDFILVNYDPYNYWDTLMMLIKPQGKICLIVDSSGLVDLKPLKAKSITLVSEMMYTRIVYNTEDRYRHTEILEEVSKMLENGKLKTTVTKVLAPFNAVNLREAHRLIEEKKTIGKIVISGFE; encoded by the coding sequence ATGTTATTGAATGTCATCTTTATATTGTTAGTTGTTATTCACTTGTTCATTAAAATGGCcgcaaatatttcaaaaaatatgagAGCTGTTGGTCTGTTTAAGTACTTGCCAATTTCTGATATAAATAGCCTTATCGATTTGGAGGTAAGTGTACCAGTTCCAAAAGAAAGTGAAGTTTTGATAGAAGTTAAAGCAATTGCTATTAACCCAATTGATACAAAGCAGCGAGCTCCAAAACCTCTAATCGAGAAAGAACCACGAATATTGGGCTTTGATGGGGCAGGCATTATAACTGCAGTGGGTGAAGcagtaaaaaagtttaaagtgAATGATCAAGTATTCTTTACTGCTGATATAAGAAGACATGGCACAAATGCTCAATATGTTGCTTTGGATGAAATACATGTTGCACAGAAACCAAAAAATCTTTCTTTTGAAGAAGCAGCTGCCATGCCACTAACAGCAGTGTCTGCTTATGAATCATTAATTGACAGACTATGTATAACAGAGAAAGACAAGGGCaagtcaattttaattataaatagtggAGGTGGGGTAGGTTCTGTTGCTTGTCAGCTAGCTAATCTGTTTGGCCTTAAAGTTATAGGTACAGCATCAAGGCCAGAAAGTATGAAGTTCTCAAAAGAGAGTGGTGCACATATTGTACTGAATCACTCAGAAAATTTAGTTGagcaactaaaaaaaaataaactatcagAAGTTGATTTTATATTGGTTAATTATGATCCTTACAACTACTGGGACACTCTGATGATGCTTATTAAACCCCAGGGAAAAATTTGTCTAATTGTTGACAGCAGTGGCCTGGTGGATTTAAAGCCCTTAAAAGCTAAAAGCATTACTCTTGTCTCAGAAATGATGTATACtagaattgtatataatacagAAGATAGGTATAGACATACAGAAATATTAGAGGAGGTTTCTAAAATGTTAGAAAATGGAAAACTAAAGACAACTGTGACAAAGGTTCTTGCTCCTTTTAATGCAGTTAACTTACGGGAGGCCCACAGGCTGattgaagaaaagaaaactataGGAAAAATCGTCATATCtggttttgaataa
- the LOC110998387 gene encoding zinc-type alcohol dehydrogenase-like protein SERP1785, with protein MAANISKNMKAVGLFKYLPISDINSLIDLEVNVPVPKQSEVLIEVKATAINPIDTKVRAPKPLIEKEPRILGFDGAGIISAVGEAVKKFKVNDQVFFTADIRRNGTNAQFVALDEIHVAQKPKNLSFEEAAAMPLTSVTAYESLIDRLGITEKDKGKSILIINSGGGVGSVACQLANLFGLKVIGTASRPESMKFSKESGAHIVLNHSENLVEQLKKNKLSEVDFILVNYDPYKYWDTLMMLIKPQGKICLIVDSSGLVDLKPLKAKSITLVSEMMFTRIVYNTDDKYRHTEILEKVSKMLDNGKLKSTLTKVIAPINAVNIREAHRLIEENKTIGKIVLSGFK; from the coding sequence ATGGCcgcaaatatttcaaaaaatatgaaagctGTTGGTCTGTTTAAGTACTTGCCAATTTCTGATATAAATAGCCTTATCGATTTGGAGGTAAATGTTCCAGTTCCAAAACAAAGTGAAGTTTTGATAGAAGTTAAAGCTACTGCTATAAATCCAATTGATACAAAAGTGCGAGCTCCAAAACCTCTAATAGAGAAAGAACCACGAATATTGGGCTTTGATGGGGCAGGCATTATAAGTGCAGTGGGTGAAGcagttaaaaagtttaaagtgAATGATCAAGTATTCTTTACTGCTGATATAAGAAGAAATGGCACAAATGCTCAATTTGTTGCTTTGGATGAAATACATGTTGcacaaaaaccaaaaaatctTTCTTTTGAAGAAGCAGCTGCCATGCCGCTAACATCTGTTACTGCTTATGAATCATTAATTGACAGACTAGGTATAACAGAGAAAGACAAGGGCaagtcaattttaattataaatagtggAGGTGGGGTAGGTTCTGTTGCTTGTCAGCTAGCTAATCTGTTTGGCCTTAAAGTTATAGGTACAGCATCAAGGCCAGAAAGTATGAAGTTCTCAAAAGAAAGTGGTGCACATATTGTACTGAATCACTCAGAAAATTTAGTGGagcaactaaaaaaaaataaactatcagAAGTTGATTTTATATTGGTTAATTATGATCCTTACAAATACTGGGACACTCTTATGATGCTTATTAAACCCCAGGGCAAAATTTGTCTAATTGTTGACAGCAGTGGCCTGGTGGATTTAAAGCCATTAAAAGCTAAAAGCATTACTCTTGTCTCAGAAATGATGTTTACtagaattgtttataatacagATGATAAGTATAGACATACAGAAATATTAGAGAAGGTTTCTAAAAtgttagataatggaaaactAAAGTCAACTTTGACTAAGGTTATTGCTCCTATTAATGCAGTAAACATACGGGAGGCCCACAGACTGattgaagaaaataaaaccataggaaaaattgttttatcagGTTTTAAATAA